From Bradyrhizobium erythrophlei:
TCCGTGCCATGAACAGACACGGCCCTTTGTTCGATCACCTCGTCAGCGCGGGCGAGCATTAGCTGTCGCGCCTGCACGAGACTAAGCATTCTTGGCTTCGTCGGTAACAATAAGCGTCAGATCGTGCTGCCGGATCGGCAGCAACTCACTAACTTCGATCTCTAGGACTGAAACCAGGAGCGCCGATCGCGGCGAGGTGCTTGATTGTCCGCCGCAGCACCTCGAACAGGACAGCAGTCGACCAACCGAACATCAGGATGCCGTTCATCGCAGTCATCGGCCCTTTCAGCCGCCATTCCTGTACCGGCGTGATGTCACCGTAGCCAAGCGTGGTGTAATTGACGAAGGCAAAATAGAGCAAATCGCTGCCGGCAGGCGCCGCGCCTACGATGCCGTACACCGATGCCCAGACGAAAACCTCGAGCATGTGCGCGACCATCAGGACAACCGCGGTCGCAACCATGACGGCCATCAGGTGCAGTTTCGGCCGCGCCGTGTGCCGCAAGCCCGCCGTGCGGGCGATGCCGATGGCGCCAACGGTCACCAAAGCATGGATCATGATGTTGATCACGCTGACGATGGAGCCGACCAGGAGTTGAAACGTCATCGCCCGTCTCACCTAAATGGAACCGCAAGATGCTAGCAGGCGCCCTTGCGGCCATGCAACGACTTCAGCGCTTTGGGGTAGACATGCCCGTTGCGGCTTTCTTCGTGGTCTCGCCCATGCTCTTCGTCTGGTCGGTCCGCGACCGCGTTTCTGATCTCGGCCCATGGTGCATTGGCGTGGCAGTTCGTGCGTTTCGCCACAATCGATTGAACGAGCAAACAGGACAGGGCTGACGGACGGCAAGGAAAAAGGAGGAGTCGGCTTCACCCCGTCCCCTGGCCCGCCGGCGGGACCACGTACAGCGTCAGCGCAAAGACCGCGTAGATAAAGATGAGCAGGGCGCCGACAAACCAGGCCGAGCGCCCGCTGCTCGTAATGAAGCTCGCGGTCACGGTCGCAATCATCACCATAGTGACAGCGCCCGGCCAGAACTGCAGGCTCATCGGCGACGGTCCGACGACATAGCTGAGCAGCACGAGCGCGGGTGCGACGAACAGCGCGATCTGGGAGGCGCTGCCGAGCGCGATGCTGACACTCATGTCGAGGCGGTCCTTGCGCGCCGCAGAAAAGGCCACGGCAAACTCGGCGGCGGCGCCGACCAGTGAGACGATGATGAAGCCGACAAAGGCCGGGCTCATTCCGAAAGTTTCCGCCGCCTTCTGGACGGACTCCACAAAAATCTCACTCACCAGTGCAACCAGCACGGTGACGGCGACCAGTGTGCCGACCGCAAGGCCAATCGGCCAATGTTCCTCGCTCTCGCCATGTTCGGCGCTCGCGAACAATTCCTTGTGGGTCTTGAGCGAGAACAGCAGGCCGAGCGCATAGGCGATGATGAGCAGGATGGCGAGACCGACGCTGAGCTTCCGCATAATGGCCTCGCCCTGCGCAAGATCCAGGTCGGCGACCGCGGACGGGGAGAGCAGAGCGACAGTGGCCATCAGCAGGAGACCGGAGTAGAGCCGCGCGCCGGCCCGGTTGTATTCCTGGACGTGATAGCGTAGGCCGCCGAGCAGCAGACAGGCGCCGAGCATGAACAGAGCGTTGGTGACAATCGCGCCGGCAATCGACGCTTTCACGAGCATGTACTGGCCAGCGTGCAACGCGGTGATCGCAATGATCAGTTCCGTCAGGTTTCCCAGCGTCGCATTGAGAAGGCCGCCGACAGCATCGCCGGTCTTGGCGGCAACCGCTTCGGTTGCGTGGCTGAGCAGGGCGGCCAACGGCACGATGGCGAGTACCGAAAGCACGAAGAGCAGCGTATGGGAATGCGGCGCAACCGTCTCCGCGATCAGCACAGCCGGCACGAAGATCAGCATCCAGAGCAGCGGGGTGTGCCGGATTTGCTTCAGGAAGAGTTTCATGGCGGGCGCCGTCTCCATGGGGGATGCGATGGCGCAAAATCCGACCTCGCCGCGGTACCGGTATTGATCTGGGTCAACACAGACCCCCCTGGCCGGGAAGGGGCTTGCAGCCGTTTTTTCGCCATCCCCACAGAAAATGTCGTCGCGAAGGCGGGTTGAGTTTACGCGCTAACGCGCCGTGGAGCTGCACAGACAGCAAACGCCTTGAACTGGCGGGGCTGAATTGCCAATCCCACTCCCACGCATCATCCATGACAAATTGTTTCATCAGGGGTGCAAATCGTCGGACGTCCGAGTTGGGTCAAAAGGCGAAATACTCGCTGCGAGTAGATGTTTTCCGCTTTGGCCCCCCAACGGACATCGCTCAATAGAGTCGGCATGTCCGTTTCGTGCCAAACGCAGACATTAGTCACGTCGTATTCGCGTGACATCGCGAGTAAGAAGCGCGGTCAGGATCAAGTGAAGGACCACCGCCGGCCACAGCAGGACGCCGGTCAAACCACGTGCGAAACCGAGGTAGGCAAGAAACACTGTGACCAACGCGCCGTAGGTCAACATCCCGACGAGCGGCGGACCTGGCCAGCAGGCGATCCCTAAGCCGATCAGGGCGATGCCGGCAACGCGCGCGACTGGTATTGCGACGCCCGTAAGCTGTTCACCCAGCAACAGCTGCACAACCAGCGACGGAGCAATCAGCAACGCCAATCCGGGTGGTGGCTTCGGCGACAGCGGCGAAAGTCAGCGTATTCTTCATCGTTCCGCCACTGCGTTGCGAGGCACCCGCCTACGATTGGGGCTGTTAAGGCTTGGCTTCCTGCTCCGGCGAGAAGGGTTCGAGCTTGAAGGTCAGCTTGTCGATCTTGCCGGTGAACTTGAAGGGAGTGTCGTAACGATACTCCACCAGTGCGACACCGGTGCGCGTGTCCTGGCCGACGTCGAAGGTTTCGTCCTCCGGGAACATGATCGGGGTGGTGTGTTCCAGCGTATTCCTCGCCACCTCCTTACCGTCCACCGACAATACGCCCGTGCCGCCCTTGCCCAAACCCGGCCCGTCCGCCTTGAATTCAAACACGATGGTGTGCTTGCCGGCTCCTAATTCGGTGCCCTCCCACGTCGTACGCTTGAGGTCGAGCAGGTTATAGAGGAACACTACCTTGCCCCGGCCGACGCCGAAGTCGCCCTTGCTTAGGAACAGGCCATAGCCGCCGAAGCGCCCGCCCTCCGTGACGATCATGCCTTCCGCGCCGCCGTCAGGAATCGTAACCTCGGCCGTGATGGTGTAGGATTTGTCCAGGATGTCCGGGGCCGCGCTGGCCGGAGTGCCGGAGAGTTCGCCCGAATAGGTGAAGACGGTTCGTCCCGCCGTGAGGCTCGGGCGCGGCGTAATGAAGCGCGCGAGCGTCGAGTTGTCGAGCGGCAGCACGTTGTACTTCTTCGCCTCGGCGTAAAAGAGGCCCTGCATCTCCCTAAGCTTATCCGGCATCCTGGTGGCCAGGTCGTTATACTCGGTGGGGTCCTCCTGGACGTTGTAAAGCTCCCAATTATACCCTGTGATCACATCGGGAGGCGTCTTGGAGCTTAGCTCCCACGGGAGAGTCACCGGCGTCGTCGCCGCCACCCACCCGTTGTTGTAGATGGCCCGATTGCCAAGCATCTCGAAATATTGCGTCGCGTGTCGCGTGGGCGCGGCGGCGTTCGCGTTGTCCCACGTGTACATCATGCTCACACCTTCGATTGGGATCTGCTTGATCCCGTTGATCGTATCTGGCTGCGGAATGCCAGTCGCTTCGAGGATGGTCGGGACGACGTCGATCACGTGAGCGAACTGGCGGCGAATGCCGCCCAGATCAGTGATGTGGCCGGGCCAGGAAATCGCCATGCCCTGCGCCGTCCCACCGAAGTGCGATGCCACCTGCTTCGTCCACTTGAACGGTGTGTCCATCGCCCACGCCCACTCCGCCGCATAGTGTGGGAATGTCCGTTCCGATCCCCAGAACGGATACCAGAGAAACTGGTCCTTCACCGGTACTTCAACGCCATTGAAAGTGGTGAACTCGTTCGGGGTGCCGTTGAGTATGCCTTCGGCGCTCGCGCCGTTGTCGCCACCAATATAGATAATCAGGGTGTTGTTAAGCTCGCCGAGGTCTTCAACGGCCTGGATGACCCGGCCAATCTCATGGTCGGCATAGGCGAGGTAAGCTCCATAGACATCCGCTTGCTTGATGAAGAGCTTCTTCTCGTCCCAACTGAGGGAGTCCCACTGCGGCAGCTCTTTCGGCCACGGCGTCAGCTTAGCGTTTTCGGGCATAACGCCCAATCGCTTCTGGTTGGCGAAGATGGTCTCGCGCACTTTGTTCCACCCGTCATCGAAAAGGTGCATGTCGCTGATCTTCTTGATCCATTCCGGCGTCGGATGGTGAGGCGCATGGGTAGCGCCGGGTACGTAGTAGACAAAGAACGGTTTGTCGGGCGCGATCTCCTTGAGCTGCTTGATCTGCTGGATGGCGTCGTCGGCCATCGCCGTCTCCAGGTTCCAGCCGGGATTGCCCTCGAAGGGATAGATCGCAGTTGTGTTGCGGAACAGGTTCGGCTGCCACTGGCTGGCATCGCCGCCGACAAAGCCGTAGAAATAATCGAAGCCCATGCCATTGGGCCACTGATTGAACGGCCCGGCTTGGCTCGCCTGGTAAAATGGCGTGTTGTGGTCCTTGCCGAACCACGAGGTTGCGTACCCGTTTTCCTTCAAGATGGTACCGATGGTGCCTTTCTCGATTGGGATAATGGAGTCGTAACCCGGGAAGCCCGTCGCTGCTTCGCCGACCACCCCGTAGCCGACCGAGTGATGGTTGCGTCCCGTGATAATCGCTGCCCTCGTCGGCGAGCAGAGCGCCGCAGAGTGGAAATTCGTGTAGCGCAGTCCCTGTGCGGCGATGCGATCCATCGTAGGCGTGGGTATAACGCCGCCGAAGGTACCCGGTGCACCGAAACCCTGATCGTCCGTCATGATCAGCAGCACGTTGGGCGCGCCCTTCGGCGGCACGACGCGCGGGGCCCACCAAGCCTTGGACTCCGAGGCTTTCTCTTTAATCACCCCGCCGAATTTCGGATCGGGCGGCGGAAGTTGTTTGCCGGTGATGGTAGTGGTGGCTTCAGGCGAACCCGGGACACCTGTGACCTGCTGCGCCGATGTCGGGACGCAACCAAGGGCGAGAAGGCTTGCGCCTGCAAGCATGCTGTGGCTGATTTTCATGGAAAGCTCCCGTAGCCTTAAAGGGACCCACGAACCCTCCACCATGGCCCGATAGAGAGGGACGGCCTATGCAAAAACGGCCAGAGCAAAAAATAAAGGAGCCTTTCGTGCAATGTCCGGTTGGGGTCAAAATGCGAAATACTCCGAGCGAGCAGATGTTTTCCGCTTTGCCCCCAACACCAGACATTGCGTGATGCAGTCGGCACTTCGCATTTGTGCCAGAAGCGGACATCTGACAATACGGCGGTGAGGTCTACTAACCAGGGCGTCGATGCGCTGGGCAACGCCATCCGACCGCCTGATACTTGGATTCAATCCCGATGGCCGAGACCGGGCATGAGTGTCTCTTGAGTTCATACAACCCAGGCTCGGAAAATTTTACGCGGCACCAGCGAAGGCGTCGCGGCTTTACAAGCCGCGCCCGAACGTGTTTGAGCGCTCGGTCGCCAGATTGGCATCTATCTAGGCGTCGGAACCGACGCCTTAAACAACGCGTTTGCCAGCCTGGGCCGCGATCGGCCTCTGCACAAAATACATCACGATGAGGGAAATCACCGCCGTTGCAACGACGACGTATCCCAGCCGGTCGAAATGCCGGAGCGAACCGTCGGAATTTTGTGCGATGAGCGCGGCGGCGAGCACGGAGCCGAGCCCGCCGGAGAGCTGTTGCAGGGAAGCGCCGACCGCGCTGAAGGAGCCGCGTTGTGCGGGCTCGGGGATTGCGGAAATCAATGCCTGCGACGGGATCATGCGCGAAAAGATGCCGACGAACATCATGACGTTGACCAGGATCGCGACCGTCAGACTGACCTGACCGAGATGCGTGTAGATCAGCACCATGACGATGGACATGGCGCTGCCGAAGGCGAACGTGGGGAATTTGCCAAAAGCATCGCTCGCGCGTCCCACTAACGGTCCGATGAAAATGCTAAACAGGCCGGAGACGAGATAGATCGTCGGCAGATGAACGATATCGATGCCGAGATTATGCACGGTGTAGGCGCTGCCGAACGGCATCAGCATGTAGCCGCCGGTCGCCAGCAGCGTCGTCACCGCGAATGCCATCCAATAGCGTGGCTGTGCGACCGTTGCGATCAGATGCCGGAACGCGTTTTTGTCCCGCTTCAGCAAGAGATGGCCGCTCACCGGTTTCATCAAAAACAGCACGGCGACCATCCCGGCGATCGACAGGCCGACCAATGCGCCGAACGCGACGTGCCAGTTCCAATGGTTGGAGAGAAAAAGACCGGCCGGGATGCCAAGCACTTGGCTTGCGGCGAAGGCGGTTTGCACGAAGCCCATGACGCGGCCGCGCAAGTGCAGCGCAAAGAGATCGGTGACGATGGCGAGCACAACGGAGCCGATCACACCGCCGAACAAGCCGGTAACGATCCGCCCCAGCAGCAGCACATGATAGTTGGGAGCGATCGCGCAAAGCGCCGTTCCAAGGGTAAAGCCGACATAAAAAAACAAAAGCAGCCTCTTGCGATCGAACTGATCGGCAAAGCCGGCCGCCAGGATGCCGGAAATTCCCGCGCTGAATGCGTAGGCCGAGACCGCCACCCCGAACTGTGCGGCAGAAATATTGAGCGCCGGCATGATGATGGCGCCGAGTGGCGACATGATCATGAAATCGATGATGATCGTGAACTGGACAAGCGCCAGCAGCGCAACGAGGATTGACTGGTAGCGCGAAAAGCCGCGGGATGGCTCTTGCCGCTCATCGATCGGCTCCGTCAGGGTTTGTTCGGTCATGACATTCATTCAGGAGGGGAGAAGGGTGAGGACGTGCGGTGTGCCGCCCGGCGCCGATCACTATCTATTCTGGCTCTGCGCTATTTCGATGGCTTGACAAGCAGTTTAATGCCTGATCGACGTGATGCGTCGGTTCAGACTGCGGGAGGTTCTATCGCCACATCCCTCGCATGCGAGCACTGATATCCAGCGTTGGCCCTTGGCTGGCCGCGCGAGCTGCAGTGTCGGCCGATATGACCAGCCACTTCGTCCGCTCGAACAGACCGAGTAACTTTTCGGGAATGAAGCACGTCCTGGAGGCATAGAGGTGACGATCGCCCTGCGCGTGCTGGTCTTGGACGGAGAAGCGCTGTGAACTTTAACGGTGAAAATGAGATCAAAAGCAGGCGGCTGGCAACGCCGGTTTGATGACCCGATACGGCTGCCCGATGGCCGCGAGCTGAAGACGCTGCGTGACGCCGACATTACATCGCGGCGCTGCCCAAGGCGACGCACCGAAAGCCGGAGTGGGAGCTGGCGATCGCATTGCTGCTGAGCGCCGCCGAGAACGGCGGCGTCGTCATGATGGCGCGGACCGCGGTGACGCAGGCGTTGACCGGCCGGAAGGTGGCGATGCCGGAGCTGCGCTTCGTCGATGGCACGGTCTTCCTGGGGGCCCCTGAAAGGTCGCGCAAACGCCGCCGCTGTTCTGATCCTGTGTGACATCACACGCCAATCGCCGAAGCGTGATTGCGCTACCCCCGCGCGAGGGGAATGCCAACGCCTAACTGTCAGTCACGTCAATGGACAGCACGCGCATGGATTGCGCGCCAGTGACAGGAGGATAGCAATGACCAGTTTCAAAGTTTTGGGCGCGACGCTCGTTCTTTCCGCGCTCCTTGCGACGCCCGCCTCGGCATGGGAGGCGATCTCGGAGCCCGCCGCGGCCGCAGCCAAGGACCCGACCTTCTCCATCTACTCGAACGATGGCCGTGGATTCTCGCGTACAATGGCCTCGCAGGCACCACTCGGCGACGCGTCGGGACTGCATATGTCGGTGCGGCCGCATCGCGGAAATCACACCGCCGGCGTCAAGCGCTACTGAACACGGACTTCGAATTGCCAGTAACGGAAGTCGCGGCCTGCGGCGGGATGTCTGCTTTGCCCCGGTGAGCGGACATCGTGAGGCTGCCTCGGCATGTCCGAAAAGTGCCAGAAGGAGACGTCTGCGAGACCACGCTTCTAGGTTCGACGCGAAGAGGATCCATCGAAACGATAGGCCAATCGGAGCATCCTGGCTCTAACCGCCTGCACTTTCAGCACAACGCTAATTACCCAGTTCGGTGCTCCCATGTGGCGTAGCGTTTCAACGTTCCCCCGCTCCCAACGTTGCCAACTGTTCGTGTTGGAAAAGTAGTCATGCTCGCCAATACACCACTCCAATGTGCGCGCAATTTCCTCCCGCAACGGTTCGGCTTGCGGTAGCTTGCCAACAAAGTTCAGTTCTCGCCGAAGACAAATCGCCTCGATCCGAGAACGCACTTTTTCATTATAGCTGATGCCCCACCGCTCCAGCCTTGCATGGGTCGCTTCATGAACGATGCAGGATGCGATGCGTTCGAGCGAGGTCGTTTCAAGGAGAACAAAGCGCTCATCGAGTTTGCAAGCGTTCAGCGACCGCTCGTAGCTTGCGCGAGCATTTGGGAGTAAGTCCACCCATATTCGTTCGAGGTTACTGATGATGCGAGAATAGTGAAGTGGATCATGGTCTTTGATCAGTCGGAGTGCATCTTCGACGCGGCATAACCCGGGCTGCGGTTTGCATTCCATGCTCCCAACCCAGAGTCCATCAACCTCTCGGCTCGTTGATAGCCAGAGGCCAATCCTATCGACGATAGTTGCCTTCCGATCCGACTTCTTTGCGAAGGATACACCGCGCAAATTCCGTCGGGTTTTCAAATGCGGCAAGCGTCAACTCCCCTCTCACAGGCTTAACTCGGCCTCTTGCCGACATCCTTTAGGCGAGCGCTTCTTGCGGGTTAGTTAGAAGTTTATTTCAAATAGTATTGATCATCGGATTTCTGGCAAGTGATCATCTAATCAATAGCCGCTTTGGGTCAAACTGAGACCTTGGACCGCGTTCGGAATTGGTCCGTTCGTCCCCTGACAACTGACATCGCAAGACCGGCCCGGCAGGTCCGTTCCGTGCCACAAAGAGACGAAAATCGAGGAAAATCCGCGATTCTGAAGCGGACATTTCGCGGCCCGGGAACAAAAAAGTTGCGGCTGCGCGCACGAAGTAGCCGACGATAATCTGCAGCAACGAATGCCGGCGGTTGCCTATCGCTACACATTTGGTGGCGGTGTTGCCAGCGCATTCCAATGAGCGGACGCCTCCCGCCGGCGCGCCGGCACACAGACAGTTATCCAATTAGAAAACTATTGTTGACAGATGCCCGTCGCGCATCTATTGTTAGCTATATGGCTAACCATCCTCCTTATCTCGACAACGTGTTCAGCGCGCTCGCCGATCCAACGCGGCGCGCAATCATTGCGCGGCTCTCGCAAGGCGAGGCTTCCGTGGGCGAACTCGCTCAGCCATTCGACATGGCTCTGCCGAGCCTGATGAAACACATACGTGTGTTGGAAACCGGTGGCCTCGTCGAGTCGGAGAAGCATGGCCGCGTCCGCACATGCCGCCTGATGCCAGGCGCCATGAAGGGGGCCGAGAACTGGCTCGCCGAGCAGCGCGCCATCTGGGAAGCCCGCCTTGACCGGCTCGAGTCTTATGTTGCGACGCTTGAGAAGAAGCCGCCAAGGAGAAGGCGTCGTGACTGATGCACCACACTACATCCTCAAGAGCACAGGAAATCGCCATGACCTCAACTCCGGACGCCGCCCTCGCACGCTGGGATATCGAGCGCGAGATCGTTCTCTCGCGTGTCATCAAGGCAAAGCGTGATATCGTCTTTGCTGCCTGGACAGAACCGGAGCATT
This genomic window contains:
- a CDS encoding potassium channel family protein; translated protein: MTFQLLVGSIVSVINIMIHALVTVGAIGIARTAGLRHTARPKLHLMAVMVATAVVLMVAHMLEVFVWASVYGIVGAAPAGSDLLYFAFVNYTTLGYGDITPVQEWRLKGPMTAMNGILMFGWSTAVLFEVLRRTIKHLAAIGAPGFSPRDRS
- the cax gene encoding calcium/proton exchanger; the encoded protein is MKLFLKQIRHTPLLWMLIFVPAVLIAETVAPHSHTLLFVLSVLAIVPLAALLSHATEAVAAKTGDAVGGLLNATLGNLTELIIAITALHAGQYMLVKASIAGAIVTNALFMLGACLLLGGLRYHVQEYNRAGARLYSGLLLMATVALLSPSAVADLDLAQGEAIMRKLSVGLAILLIIAYALGLLFSLKTHKELFASAEHGESEEHWPIGLAVGTLVAVTVLVALVSEIFVESVQKAAETFGMSPAFVGFIIVSLVGAAAEFAVAFSAARKDRLDMSVSIALGSASQIALFVAPALVLLSYVVGPSPMSLQFWPGAVTMVMIATVTASFITSSGRSAWFVGALLIFIYAVFALTLYVVPPAGQGTG
- a CDS encoding arylsulfatase produces the protein MKISHSMLAGASLLALGCVPTSAQQVTGVPGSPEATTTITGKQLPPPDPKFGGVIKEKASESKAWWAPRVVPPKGAPNVLLIMTDDQGFGAPGTFGGVIPTPTMDRIAAQGLRYTNFHSAALCSPTRAAIITGRNHHSVGYGVVGEAATGFPGYDSIIPIEKGTIGTILKENGYATSWFGKDHNTPFYQASQAGPFNQWPNGMGFDYFYGFVGGDASQWQPNLFRNTTAIYPFEGNPGWNLETAMADDAIQQIKQLKEIAPDKPFFVYYVPGATHAPHHPTPEWIKKISDMHLFDDGWNKVRETIFANQKRLGVMPENAKLTPWPKELPQWDSLSWDEKKLFIKQADVYGAYLAYADHEIGRVIQAVEDLGELNNTLIIYIGGDNGASAEGILNGTPNEFTTFNGVEVPVKDQFLWYPFWGSERTFPHYAAEWAWAMDTPFKWTKQVASHFGGTAQGMAISWPGHITDLGGIRRQFAHVIDVVPTILEATGIPQPDTINGIKQIPIEGVSMMYTWDNANAAAPTRHATQYFEMLGNRAIYNNGWVAATTPVTLPWELSSKTPPDVITGYNWELYNVQEDPTEYNDLATRMPDKLREMQGLFYAEAKKYNVLPLDNSTLARFITPRPSLTAGRTVFTYSGELSGTPASAAPDILDKSYTITAEVTIPDGGAEGMIVTEGGRFGGYGLFLSKGDFGVGRGKVVFLYNLLDLKRTTWEGTELGAGKHTIVFEFKADGPGLGKGGTGVLSVDGKEVARNTLEHTTPIMFPEDETFDVGQDTRTGVALVEYRYDTPFKFTGKIDKLTFKLEPFSPEQEAKP
- a CDS encoding MFS transporter translates to MTEQTLTEPIDERQEPSRGFSRYQSILVALLALVQFTIIIDFMIMSPLGAIIMPALNISAAQFGVAVSAYAFSAGISGILAAGFADQFDRKRLLLFFYVGFTLGTALCAIAPNYHVLLLGRIVTGLFGGVIGSVVLAIVTDLFALHLRGRVMGFVQTAFAASQVLGIPAGLFLSNHWNWHVAFGALVGLSIAGMVAVLFLMKPVSGHLLLKRDKNAFRHLIATVAQPRYWMAFAVTTLLATGGYMLMPFGSAYTVHNLGIDIVHLPTIYLVSGLFSIFIGPLVGRASDAFGKFPTFAFGSAMSIVMVLIYTHLGQVSLTVAILVNVMMFVGIFSRMIPSQALISAIPEPAQRGSFSAVGASLQQLSGGLGSVLAAALIAQNSDGSLRHFDRLGYVVVATAVISLIVMYFVQRPIAAQAGKRVV
- a CDS encoding ArsR/SmtB family transcription factor, with protein sequence MANHPPYLDNVFSALADPTRRAIIARLSQGEASVGELAQPFDMALPSLMKHIRVLETGGLVESEKHGRVRTCRLMPGAMKGAENWLAEQRAIWEARLDRLESYVATLEKKPPRRRRRD